A window from Zingiber officinale cultivar Zhangliang chromosome 7A, Zo_v1.1, whole genome shotgun sequence encodes these proteins:
- the LOC121999271 gene encoding chaperone protein dnaJ 20, chloroplastic-like has protein sequence MAAFALSSPSNSLYRSSFSPIPTKTAPAPRFRVSASAAAAVAAREAPATMYDLLSVSHTAGASEIRMAYRRLALRWHPDACRSAGEERFYAERFIEAREAYEVLSDPAAVGAGPAFRESRGRQREASVTVFGNWDAQLDGLRRRSAVTEADGEETWGGRVRATRGAAETAV, from the coding sequence ATGGCAGCTTTTGCTCTTTCGTCTCCCTCTAATTCCTTGTACAGATCTTCCTTCTCTCCGATCCCCACCAAAACAGCGCCCGCTCCTCGATTCAGGGTCTCTGCCTCGGCCGCAGCGGCCGTCGCCGCCCGGGAGGCGCCGGCCACCATGTACGACCTACTCTCGGTGTCACACACCGCTGGCGCCAGCGAGATCCGCATGGCGTACCGGCGGCTGGCCCTGCGGTGGCACCCGGACGCGTGCCGCTCGGCGGGGGAGGAGCGCTTCTACGCGGAGCGCTTCATCGAGGCGCGGGAGGCCTATGAGGTGCTCTCCGACCCCGCAGCGGTCGGCGCTGGCCCGGCCTTCCGCGAGAGCCGCGGTCGGCAGCGAGAGGCCAGCGTGACGGTGTTCGGGAATTGGGACGCGCAGCTGGACGGGCTCCGGCGGCGATCGGCAGTGACGGAGGCCGACGGGGAGGAGACTTGGGGCGGCCGCGTGAGGGCCACCCGCGGCGCCGCGGAGACTGCTGTCTAA
- the LOC121999272 gene encoding chaperone protein dnaJ 20, chloroplastic-like: MAAIFAVSAASPACKKSTFFPVPCSTRRAPRFRVCASAATVGSSDPATLYDLLSVSHTSGAQEIRAAYRRLALRWHPDACRSAGEERRYAERFMEAREAFEVLSDPSRRRDYDLALSGDRWAAAFAAAPAFSEGRARRREDGATAFGNWDAQLDGLRRRSAGAEAGGEETWGGRVRRAAGGAAEAAV, translated from the coding sequence ATGGCGGCGATTTTTGCTGTCTCCGCTGCTTCTCCGGCGTGCAAAAAATCCACCTTCTTCCCTGTTCCCTGCAGCACCAGAAGAGCTCCTCGATTCAGGGTCTGTGCCTCCGCAGCCACTGTGGGCTCTTCGGATCCGGCCACCTTGTACGACCTGCTCTCGGTGTCACACACCTCTGGGGCGCAAGAGATCCGCGCGGCGTACCGGCGACTGGCCCTGCGGTGGCACCCCGACGCGTGCCGATCCGCCGGAGAGGAGCGCCGCTACGCGGAGCGCTTCATGGAGGCGCGGGAGGCCTTCGAGGTGCTGTCCGACCCCTCCCGTCGCCGCGACTACGACCTCGCCCTCTCCGGCGACCGCTGGGCCGCGGCCTTCGCGGCCGCCCCGGCCTTCAGCGAGGGCCGCGCTCGGCGGCGCGAGGACGGAGCCACGGCGTTCGGAAACTGGGACGCGCAGCTGGACGGGCTCCGGCGACGGTCGGCCGGGGCGGAGGCCGGCGGAGAGGAGACGTGGGGCGGACGAGTGAGGAGGGCGGCCGGCGGCGCAGCAGAGGCGGCGGTTTAG